The Humulus lupulus chromosome 3, drHumLupu1.1, whole genome shotgun sequence genome window below encodes:
- the LOC133824821 gene encoding 14 kDa zinc-binding protein — protein MAKLFLFHSFPLLQSSRNLMINRSRFAVLNSHFNAKLFQPKPSLLTSMASSEKDAALAAVPSDSPTIFDKIINKQIPSTVVFEDDKVLAFRDISPQAPTHILIIPKVKDGLTGLSQAEERHCDILGRLLYTAKLVAKQEGLDDGYRIVINDGPNGCQSVYHIHVHLLGGRQMNWPPG, from the exons ATGGCAAAGCTTTTCCTATTCCATTCATTTCCATTACTACAATCGAGTCGGAATCTCATGATAAATAGGAGCCGTTTTGCAGTACTAAATTCACATTTCAACGCTAAACTCTTTCAACCCAAACCTTCCCTCCTTACTTCCATGGCTTCCTCTGAGAAAGACGCTGCCTTGGCTGCTGTTCCTTCCGATTCTCCCACCAT ATTTGACAAAATTATCAACAAGCAAATTCCCTCCACTGTGGTTTTTGAGGACGATAAG GTCCTTGCTTTTAGGGATATTTCTCCACAGGCTCCCACACACATTTTGATCATTCCAAAAGTTAAGGATGGTTTAACTGGCCTTTCCCAG GCTGAGGAGAGGCACTGTGACATTCTTGGCCGACTTCTTTACACAGCCAAGCTAGTCGCCAAGCAGGAGGGCCTCGATGATGGCTACAGAATTGTGATCAACGATGGGCCAAATGGAT GTCAATCTGTTTATCATATTCACGTCCACTTGCTTGGGGGACGGCAAATGAACTGGCCACCTGGCTAA
- the LOC133824823 gene encoding protein DETOXIFICATION 24-like, with translation MGSKNVGDELEESLLENENEDGNETLKWRVWREMKLMWKIAFPSMLARVTSFGVLVVTQSFLGHVTELDLAAFALVQTLFLRFINGIILGMSSATETLCGQAYGAKQYHMMGIYLQRSWIVNIITATITFPIFIFSTPILRGLGEQEDISVAAGKISAWTIPYLYYFVFSFTIQMYLQAQLKNMVVGLLSASSFVLHVVLSWIFVYKLDWGVPGALGALNIASWASVIGQFVYIFGGWCPKTWRGFTTAALCDMWPVVKLSVSSGLMLCLELWYNSILVLLAGYMKDATTAISAFSICLNISAWEFMICLGFLGAACVRVSNELGRGNAKAAKFAIKVIMTTSIIMGVFFWIMCLVFGRKISYLFTDDEKVADAVSDLSVLLAFSILLNSVYPVLSGVAVGAGLQGTVAIVNIVCYYIIGIPLGVVLAYVVNLQVKGLWIGMLCGVVAQTTTLSIITWRTDWDLQVLKASERLNRWFLKPSDELN, from the exons ATGGGATCCAAAAATGTTGGAGATGAGTTGGAAGAGAGTCTTCTGGAGAATGAAAATGAAGATGGAAATGAAACTCTGAAATGGAGAGTTTGGAGAGAGATGAAGCTGATGTGGAAAATAGCGTTTCCCTCAATGTTGGCCAGAGTGACGTCGTTTGGTGTACTCGTCGTGACTCAGTCCTTTCTCGGCCACGTCACTGAGTTGGACCTCGCCGCCTTTGCCCTAGTCCAAACCCTTTTCCTTCGTTTCATTAATGGCATAATT TTGGGAATGTCAAGTGCAACCGAGACACTATGTGGGCAAGCATATGGAGCAAAACAATACCACATGATGGGAATTTACTTGCAAAGATCATGGATTGTCAATATCATCACTGCCACAATAACCTTCCCTATCTTCATTTTCTCCACACCAATCCTCAGAGGGCTtggtgagcaagaagatatttcTGTTGCTGCTGGGAAAATCTCAGCCTGGACCATACCATATCTATATTACTTTGTCTTTAGCTTCACTATCCAAATGTACCTACAAGCTCAGCTCAAGAACATGGTGGTGGGCTTGCTTTCGGCCTCGTCGTTCGTGCTTCATGTCGTGCTGTCGTGGATTTTTGTCTACAAGCTCGATTGGGGTGTTCCCGGCGCTCTTGGCGCCCTGAATATTGCGAGTTGGGCTTCCGTGATCGGGCAGTTTGTGTACATTTTTGGAGGTTGGTgtcccaaaacttggagaggaTTTACAACTGCTGCTCTTTGTGATATGTGGCCTGTTGTAAAGCTATCTGTATCATCTGGTCTTATGTTGTG TTTAGAGTTATGGTACAATTCCATTCTGGTGTTGTTAGCAGGATATATGAAAGATGCAACAACTGCCATATCTGCTTTCTCTATTTG TCTCAATATTTCTGCATGGGAGTTCATGATTTGCCTGGGTTTTCTGGGTGCTGCATG TGTACGAGTGTCGAACGAGCTAGGAAGAGGAAATGCAAAAGCTGCAAAATTTGCTATTAAAGTGATTATGACCACATCAATTATAATGGGAGTCTTCTTCTGGATTATGTGTTTGGTATTTGGCCGTAAAATTTCCTATCTTTTCACTGATGACGAAAAAGTGGCCGATGCTGTATCAGATCTTTCAGTCTTGCTCGCTTTCTCCATCTTATTAAATAGTGTTTATCCAGTTCTTTCAG GTGTGGCTGTTGGTGCTGGTTTACAAGGAACTGTTGCCATAGTAAACATTGTTTGCTATTATATAATTGGGATACCATTAGGAGTTGTTCTTGCTTATGTGGTAAATCTTCAAGTAAAG GGATTATGGATTGGAATGTTGTGTGGAGTAGTAGCACAAACAACTACACTTTCAATCATAACATGGAGAACAGATTGGGATCTTCAG GTTCTGAAAGCATCAGAGCGACTCAACCGATGGTTCTTAAAGCCCTCAGATGAACTTAATTAG
- the LOC133825858 gene encoding uncharacterized protein LOC133825858 produces MEALIQRIPGMPAPIKKSAASCYADSPFVDDIALVEMPKKFNFPNMKMFDGTSDPDDHIAQYRQRMFTVAIPRDMREFASSRKLEKSAEDLYIIVQRRGEPLREYVGRFNKEKVSITHCNQDTAISAFRKGLRYDSDLYKELTKYPCKTMEDVLAKAWAQIKWEEDEVNYYHSSPRKDTRRDSRAGRRQSDRRSEPYPYPNRSENRRREYNRSSETRLRDGPKIPEYNLSISPAEVVGVLKGLGDKVKWPERMRTPSDQRDKAKWCEFHNDHGHRTDECIALKLEVSNLLKRGHLTDLLTDKGKRTFQQEADRSVVRREVTPPKPPTHERTVNVITGGSEVSGVTHSAAKRHARQTNWVKGESDETEKNTINLPAQTISFSTTESTRLLNPHHDALVIALYIANCLTKRILIDNGSSANILFLSALREMGIDESKIIKKTTILIGFSGEQKNTLGEIELPVYAEGVNLCTRFLVVDSPSAYNVILGRPWIHEMEAVPSTYHQVLRFPTKWGVKEIKGQQKDSRACYQTTMKPKPAQL; encoded by the exons ATGGAGGCGCTCATTCAACGGATTCCTGGGATGCCGGCTCCGATTAAGAAGAGTGCAGCAAGCTGTTATGCGGACTCTCCATTCGTAGACGACATTGCACTAGTGGAAATGCCAAAGAAGTTCAACTTCCCAAATATGAAGATGTTTGACGGGACGTCTGACCCGGATGATCACATCGCACAGTATAGGCAGAGGATGTTCACCGTTGCCATCCCACGTGATATGAGGGAA TTTGCTAGTAGCAGGAAACTTGAAAAGTCTGCAGAAGACCTCTACATCATAGTTCAACGACGGGGTGAGCCTTTACGAGAGTACGTAGGCCGCTTCAACAAAGAAAAGGTTTCTATAACCCATTGTAATCAGGACACAGCCATCTCAGCCTTCCGCAAGGGACTCCGGTACGACTCAGACCTATACAAAGAACTTACCAAGTATCCTTGCAAGACGATGGAAGATGTTCTCGCCAAAGCCTGGGCACAGATCAAGTGGGAGGAGGATGAAGTTAACTATTATCACTCTTCTCCGAGGAAAGACACTCGAAGAGACTCGAGGGCAGGCAGACGGCAGAGTGATAGACGATCCGAGCCATACCCATATCCCAACAGATCAGAGAACAGAAGGAGGGAGTACAACCGGTCGTCCGAGACACGTCTGCGAGATGGACCAAAGATACCAGAATACAATCTTTCAATTTCACCAGCTGAAGTCGTTGGCGTACTGAAAGGACTCGGAGACAAAGTGAAATGGCCGGAAAGGATGAGGACTCCGTCTGACCAGCGAGACAAAGCAAAATGGTGTGAATTCCACAATGACCACGGTCACCGAACGGATGAGTGCATTGCCTTAAAACTCGAAGTATCCAACCTGTTAAAGCGTGGTCACCTGACTGACTTACTTACAGACAAAGGCAAAAGAACATTCCAGCAGGAGGCAGACAGGTCAGTCGTCCGAAGAGAAGTAACCCCGCCGAAACCACCTACTCATGAACGGACGGTGAACGTAATAACTGGTGGCTCTGAGGTAAGCGGAGTCACCCATTCAGCAGCCAAAAGACATGCCAGGCAGACCAACTGGGTCAAAGGAGAGTCCGACGAGACAGAGAAGAATACCATCAACCTACCAGCTCAAACCATCAGTTTCTCAACAACAGAGTCAACCAGACTCCTCAACCCACATCATGATGCTCTTGTCATTGCACTTTACATTGCTAATTGTCTTACTAAACGTATACTTATTGATAATGGTAGTTCAgctaacattttatttttaagtgcTCTCAGGGAAATGGGGATAGATGAATCAAAGATTATAAAGAAGACTACAATCCTCATCGGTTTCAGTGGAGAACAAAAGAACACACTAGGAGAGATCGAGCTACCTGTCTATGCCGAAGGAGTCAATCTATGCACAAGATTCCTGGTAGTAGACTCTCCGTCTGCTTACAACGTGATACTGGGAcgaccatggatacatgaaatggaGGCAGTCCCTTCAACATACCACCAAGTTTTAAGGTTCCCAACTAAGTGGGGAGTAAAAGAAATTAAAGGCCAACAGAAAGATTCGAGAGCGTGTTACCAGACTACCATGAAACCCAAACCCGCTCAGTTATAG